Proteins encoded together in one Ipomoea triloba cultivar NCNSP0323 chromosome 4, ASM357664v1 window:
- the LOC116017877 gene encoding putative late blight resistance protein homolog R1A-3 isoform X2, with protein MACVAVNSLIRTLELEFLQPHPRPILQQKEIIPFNKDLIQSLHAKLGFLIQLLDDFRMDGVEAIKDLETKLRDVAFGVEDEIELHVVDLYENDLCYNLVDLFKEADEEMGEGDTEAKKAQHSHRLRDVLQQAIEDIDAIKEELEKIMMEYKHVIAVQGSWETTLDDELVKIDGSGSSNHASHTKDIMIGKNNEFETIREMLIQHPSKQREVVSIQGMGGIGKTTLARRVYEDLSVVSHFDKQLWVVVSQHHNKRQMLLDLLGSKDNMKNCRDEEDLALQLYQSLKCQRYLIVMDDVWSIESWNDVKSCFPDDINGSRVLLTTRVAEVATCIGSTNYFSHQMQFLDQSESWDLFHKKACKSHGVEFETIGRPIVEKCKGLPLAIVVVAGVFPEDYEINASNLGRLWVAEGLVKAFKNESFEAAAKRYINELMDRNLILVSKRSSCGRKIKEFRIHDLLHTFCVREGQNNSLLYVADESGSNFPQKGVRWISVSFKDFDISALHSLSKHCRSIFYFKFSTVRPIISEFFSLLRVVYVPELHFQTIGIHLRYLWSPRARDFHDSLFSNAWNLQTYSVYGHRHNIGLPHLEFPQLQYIHCAEFFGAFPESVHQNLQVISRLNAMQNCDQELLRKVPYLKKVSIIIDKSDDYIKDLICLQQLESLSLFARTLDLQIPEDMMAQIIYNILLLKNIRKLSFEFMKFEWKAINALSKLPRLEVLKLMLSDLGEKWELPENVKFRQLICLKIWSHDLKHWEVGADNFPKLERLVLYRCPLLKEIRNSFAEIPTLNLIELHSCYPSAVMSAKQIQAEQHDYGNENMVVIEINTTQPCSLEDDSDEGEFDEDEE; from the exons ATGGCTTGTGTAGCTGTAAATTCTCTTATCCGAACATTAGAGCTTGAGTTCTTGCAACCTCACCCTCGTCCAATCCTACAACAAAAGGAAATCATCCCTTTTAACAAAGATCTGATCCAATCTCTCCACGCAAAACTTGGTTTTCTGATACAACTGTTAGACGATTTCAGAATGGATGGTGTTGAAGCAATTAAAGACTTGGAAACAAAGCTCAGAGATGTAGCTTTCGGAGTAGAAGATGAAATTGAACTCCATGTGGTAGATCTCTATGAAAATGATCTCTGTTATAATTTGGTAGATCTCTTTAAAGAAGCTGACGAGGAAATGGGAGAAGGGGACACTGAAGCCAAAAAAGCCCAGCATTCTCATAGACTTAGAGATGTATTGCAACAAGCAATAGAAGACATTGATGCCATTAAAGAAGAGCTGGAGAAAATCATGATGGAGTACAAGCATGTCATAGCTGTGCAAGGAAGCTGGGAGACTACACTTGATGATGAACTTGTCAAGATAGACGGTTCCGGTTCCTCCAATCATGCTTCACACACTAAGGACATAATGATCGGGAAAAACAATGAGTTCGAGACTATAAGGGAGATGTTAATACAACATCCATCTAAGCAACGAGAAGTTGTCTCAATTCAAGGTATGGGAGGAATCGGCAAGACAACGTTAGCTAGACGAGTTTATGAAGATCTATCTGTTGTCTCCCACTTTGACAAGCAATTATGGGTTGTTGTATCACAACATCACAATAAGAGGCAAATGCTCTTAGATCTTCTTGGTTCTAAAGACAATATGAAAAACTGCAGGGATGAGGAGGACCTAGCATTACAGCTCTACCAAAGTTTGAAGTGTCAAAGGTACTTGATAGTGATGGATGATGTATGGAGCATAGAGTCATGGAATGATGTTAAATCTTGCTTTCCAGATGATATAAATGGGAGTCGAGTATTGTTGACTACTCGCGTCGCAGAGGTGGCTACTTGTATTGGCTCTACCAATTACTTCTCCCATCAAATGCAGTTCTTAGATCAAAGTGAAAGTTGGGACTTATTTCATAAAAAGGCATGCAAATCTCATGGTGTTGAATTTGAGACAATTGGGAGGCCAATTGTTGAGAAATGTAAAGGACTGCCTTTGGCAATTGTTGTGGTAGCAG gAGTTTTTCCCGAAGATTATGAGATCAATGCTAGCAACCTTGGAAGGTTATGGGTTGCGGAAGGACTTGTAAAGGCATTCAAGAATGAGAGTTTTGAAGCTGCGGCTAAAAGGTACATAAATGAACTTATGGATAGAAACTTAATTCTTGTAAGCAAAAGAAGTAGTTgtggaagaaaaattaaagagttCAGGATACATGATTTATTGCATACCTTTTGTGTAAGAGAAGGTCAGAACAACAGTCTTTTGTATGTTGCCGACGAAAGTGGTTCCAATTTCCCTCAGAAAGGTGTTCGTTGGATAAGTGTGTCATTTAAAGATTTTGACATCTCTGCGTTACATTCCCTGTCAAAACACTGCCGGTCcatcttttattttaagttttcgACCGTACGTCCAATAATTTCGGAATTTTTCAGCCTATTGAGGGTAGTCTATGTTCCTGAACTCCATTTTCAAACCATAGGTATCCATTTGAGATACCTATGGTCACCTAGGGCACGTGACTTTCATGATTCATTATTCTCCAACGCTTGGAATCTTCAAACATATAGTGTGTATGGCCATCGCCACAATATTGGATTGCCTCATTTGGAATTTCCACAACTACAGTATATTCACTGTGCTGAATTTTTTGGAGCTTTTCCCGAATCTGTTCATCAAAACTTGCAGGTCATTTCTAGATTGAATGCTATGCAGAATTGCGACCAAGAGTTGTTAAGAAAAGTTCCATACCTAAAGAAGGTATCTATTATTATAGACAAATCCGATGATTACATTAAGGACCTTATCTGTTTACAGCAGCTCGAAAGTTTGTCTCTTTTTGCTCGTACATTGGACCTTCAAATTCCGGAGGATATGATGGCTCAAATCATTTACAATATTCTTCTCTTGAAAAACATTAGGAAGCTGAGCTTTGAATTTATGAAATTTGAGTGGAAGGCAATTAATGCTTTGAGCAAGTTACCAAGGCTTGAGGTGCTCAAGTTAATGCTTTCTGACCTTGGCGAAAAGTGGGAACTACCAGAGAATGTAAAATTCCGCCagttaatttgtttgaaaatttggTCACATGATCTCAAGCATTGGGAAGTTGGTGCTGATAATTTCCCAAAACTTGAGCGCCTAGTGCTTTACAGATGCCCTCTATTGAAAGAAATCCGGAATAGCTTTGCAGAAATTCCAACATTGAACTTAATCGAATTACATAGTTGTTATCCTTCTGCAGTGATGTCAGCCAAGCAAATTCAGGCTGAGCAGCATGACTATGGAAACGAGAATATGGTTGTCATTGAGATAAACACAACACAG CCTTGCTCTCTTGAAGATGACTCTGATGAAGGCGAgtttgatgaagatgaagagtaG
- the LOC116017877 gene encoding putative late blight resistance protein homolog R1B-16 isoform X1 encodes MACVAVNSLIRTLELEFLQPHPRPILQQKEIIPFNKDLIQSLHAKLGFLIQLLDDFRMDGVEAIKDLETKLRDVAFGVEDEIELHVVDLYENDLCYNLVDLFKEADEEMGEGDTEAKKAQHSHRLRDVLQQAIEDIDAIKEELEKIMMEYKHVIAVQGSWETTLDDELVKIDGSGSSNHASHTKDIMIGKNNEFETIREMLIQHPSKQREVVSIQGMGGIGKTTLARRVYEDLSVVSHFDKQLWVVVSQHHNKRQMLLDLLGSKDNMKNCRDEEDLALQLYQSLKCQRYLIVMDDVWSIESWNDVKSCFPDDINGSRVLLTTRVAEVATCIGSTNYFSHQMQFLDQSESWDLFHKKACKSHGVEFETIGRPIVEKCKGLPLAIVVVAGLFSKLNTLDEWKNIANALISSSTSTLDDEECWRILSLSYSHLPHNLKACFLYLGVFPEDYEINASNLGRLWVAEGLVKAFKNESFEAAAKRYINELMDRNLILVSKRSSCGRKIKEFRIHDLLHTFCVREGQNNSLLYVADESGSNFPQKGVRWISVSFKDFDISALHSLSKHCRSIFYFKFSTVRPIISEFFSLLRVVYVPELHFQTIGIHLRYLWSPRARDFHDSLFSNAWNLQTYSVYGHRHNIGLPHLEFPQLQYIHCAEFFGAFPESVHQNLQVISRLNAMQNCDQELLRKVPYLKKVSIIIDKSDDYIKDLICLQQLESLSLFARTLDLQIPEDMMAQIIYNILLLKNIRKLSFEFMKFEWKAINALSKLPRLEVLKLMLSDLGEKWELPENVKFRQLICLKIWSHDLKHWEVGADNFPKLERLVLYRCPLLKEIRNSFAEIPTLNLIELHSCYPSAVMSAKQIQAEQHDYGNENMVVIEINTTQPCSLEDDSDEGEFDEDEE; translated from the exons ATGGCTTGTGTAGCTGTAAATTCTCTTATCCGAACATTAGAGCTTGAGTTCTTGCAACCTCACCCTCGTCCAATCCTACAACAAAAGGAAATCATCCCTTTTAACAAAGATCTGATCCAATCTCTCCACGCAAAACTTGGTTTTCTGATACAACTGTTAGACGATTTCAGAATGGATGGTGTTGAAGCAATTAAAGACTTGGAAACAAAGCTCAGAGATGTAGCTTTCGGAGTAGAAGATGAAATTGAACTCCATGTGGTAGATCTCTATGAAAATGATCTCTGTTATAATTTGGTAGATCTCTTTAAAGAAGCTGACGAGGAAATGGGAGAAGGGGACACTGAAGCCAAAAAAGCCCAGCATTCTCATAGACTTAGAGATGTATTGCAACAAGCAATAGAAGACATTGATGCCATTAAAGAAGAGCTGGAGAAAATCATGATGGAGTACAAGCATGTCATAGCTGTGCAAGGAAGCTGGGAGACTACACTTGATGATGAACTTGTCAAGATAGACGGTTCCGGTTCCTCCAATCATGCTTCACACACTAAGGACATAATGATCGGGAAAAACAATGAGTTCGAGACTATAAGGGAGATGTTAATACAACATCCATCTAAGCAACGAGAAGTTGTCTCAATTCAAGGTATGGGAGGAATCGGCAAGACAACGTTAGCTAGACGAGTTTATGAAGATCTATCTGTTGTCTCCCACTTTGACAAGCAATTATGGGTTGTTGTATCACAACATCACAATAAGAGGCAAATGCTCTTAGATCTTCTTGGTTCTAAAGACAATATGAAAAACTGCAGGGATGAGGAGGACCTAGCATTACAGCTCTACCAAAGTTTGAAGTGTCAAAGGTACTTGATAGTGATGGATGATGTATGGAGCATAGAGTCATGGAATGATGTTAAATCTTGCTTTCCAGATGATATAAATGGGAGTCGAGTATTGTTGACTACTCGCGTCGCAGAGGTGGCTACTTGTATTGGCTCTACCAATTACTTCTCCCATCAAATGCAGTTCTTAGATCAAAGTGAAAGTTGGGACTTATTTCATAAAAAGGCATGCAAATCTCATGGTGTTGAATTTGAGACAATTGGGAGGCCAATTGTTGAGAAATGTAAAGGACTGCCTTTGGCAATTGTTGTGGTAGCAGGTTTATTTTCAAAACTCAATACACTAGATGAGTGGAAGAATATTGCTAATGCTCTAATAAGTTCTTCAACATCAACTCTAGATGATGAAGAATGTTGGAGAATCCTCTCATTGAGTTATAGTCACTTGCCTCATAATTTGAAAgcttgttttttatatttaggAGTTTTTCCCGAAGATTATGAGATCAATGCTAGCAACCTTGGAAGGTTATGGGTTGCGGAAGGACTTGTAAAGGCATTCAAGAATGAGAGTTTTGAAGCTGCGGCTAAAAGGTACATAAATGAACTTATGGATAGAAACTTAATTCTTGTAAGCAAAAGAAGTAGTTgtggaagaaaaattaaagagttCAGGATACATGATTTATTGCATACCTTTTGTGTAAGAGAAGGTCAGAACAACAGTCTTTTGTATGTTGCCGACGAAAGTGGTTCCAATTTCCCTCAGAAAGGTGTTCGTTGGATAAGTGTGTCATTTAAAGATTTTGACATCTCTGCGTTACATTCCCTGTCAAAACACTGCCGGTCcatcttttattttaagttttcgACCGTACGTCCAATAATTTCGGAATTTTTCAGCCTATTGAGGGTAGTCTATGTTCCTGAACTCCATTTTCAAACCATAGGTATCCATTTGAGATACCTATGGTCACCTAGGGCACGTGACTTTCATGATTCATTATTCTCCAACGCTTGGAATCTTCAAACATATAGTGTGTATGGCCATCGCCACAATATTGGATTGCCTCATTTGGAATTTCCACAACTACAGTATATTCACTGTGCTGAATTTTTTGGAGCTTTTCCCGAATCTGTTCATCAAAACTTGCAGGTCATTTCTAGATTGAATGCTATGCAGAATTGCGACCAAGAGTTGTTAAGAAAAGTTCCATACCTAAAGAAGGTATCTATTATTATAGACAAATCCGATGATTACATTAAGGACCTTATCTGTTTACAGCAGCTCGAAAGTTTGTCTCTTTTTGCTCGTACATTGGACCTTCAAATTCCGGAGGATATGATGGCTCAAATCATTTACAATATTCTTCTCTTGAAAAACATTAGGAAGCTGAGCTTTGAATTTATGAAATTTGAGTGGAAGGCAATTAATGCTTTGAGCAAGTTACCAAGGCTTGAGGTGCTCAAGTTAATGCTTTCTGACCTTGGCGAAAAGTGGGAACTACCAGAGAATGTAAAATTCCGCCagttaatttgtttgaaaatttggTCACATGATCTCAAGCATTGGGAAGTTGGTGCTGATAATTTCCCAAAACTTGAGCGCCTAGTGCTTTACAGATGCCCTCTATTGAAAGAAATCCGGAATAGCTTTGCAGAAATTCCAACATTGAACTTAATCGAATTACATAGTTGTTATCCTTCTGCAGTGATGTCAGCCAAGCAAATTCAGGCTGAGCAGCATGACTATGGAAACGAGAATATGGTTGTCATTGAGATAAACACAACACAG CCTTGCTCTCTTGAAGATGACTCTGATGAAGGCGAgtttgatgaagatgaagagtaG